From Chryseobacterium shandongense, the proteins below share one genomic window:
- a CDS encoding sugar phosphate nucleotidyltransferase yields MKIIVPMAGRGSRLRPHTLTVPKPLIPIAGKPIVQRLVEDIAKVAGEEIEEVAFIIGDFGPEIEKSLIQIAEKLGAKGSIYYQNDPLGTAHAIKCAEQSMSGNVVIAFADTLFRADFILDKNSDGVIWVKSVEDPSAFGVVKLDNYGFITDFVEKPQTFVSDLAIIGIYYFNSAEKLMDEINYLMDNDIKNGGEYQLTTALENLRAKGAKFTLGKVNDWMDCGNKNATVETNSKILAYEQEEMSQYPASAKIENSLIIPPCFIGENVKISNSKVGPGVSLGNNTVIVNSNIENSLIQENTKINHGNLSNSMIGNSAQYFGVSREISLGDYSVLDFLSK; encoded by the coding sequence ATGAAAATTATCGTTCCTATGGCTGGACGTGGTTCCAGATTACGTCCACATACGCTTACCGTTCCGAAGCCTTTAATTCCGATTGCAGGAAAACCTATCGTTCAAAGACTTGTAGAAGATATTGCCAAAGTTGCTGGGGAAGAAATTGAAGAAGTGGCTTTCATCATCGGAGATTTTGGCCCTGAGATCGAAAAATCCCTGATTCAAATTGCTGAGAAACTGGGAGCAAAAGGAAGCATTTATTACCAAAATGACCCTCTTGGTACTGCTCATGCCATTAAATGTGCAGAGCAATCAATGAGCGGAAATGTGGTAATCGCATTTGCAGATACGCTTTTCCGTGCCGATTTCATCTTAGATAAAAACTCTGATGGTGTAATATGGGTAAAAAGCGTAGAGGATCCATCTGCATTTGGGGTAGTAAAACTGGATAATTACGGATTTATCACCGACTTTGTTGAGAAGCCGCAGACTTTTGTTTCAGACCTAGCCATTATTGGAATTTACTATTTCAACAGTGCCGAAAAATTGATGGATGAGATTAATTACCTGATGGATAATGACATCAAAAACGGTGGAGAATATCAGCTGACTACTGCTTTGGAAAACCTTCGTGCAAAAGGAGCAAAATTTACCTTAGGAAAAGTAAACGATTGGATGGATTGCGGAAACAAAAATGCTACCGTAGAAACCAACAGCAAAATCCTTGCTTACGAACAGGAGGAAATGTCTCAATACCCCGCGTCTGCAAAAATTGAAAACTCACTCATCATTCCCCCTTGTTTTATCGGTGAAAATGTGAAAATCTCGAACTCAAAAGTGGGTCCCGGTGTTTCATTAGGAAATAATACGGTTATTGTCAATTCCAATATTGAAAATTCCCTGATTCAGGAAAATACAAAAATTAATCACGGAAATCTTTCCAATTCCATGATAGGTAATTCCGCCCAGTATTTCGGAGTATCAAGAGAAATTTCTTTAGGAGATTATTCTGTTCTTGATTTCTTATCGAAATAA
- a CDS encoding peptidoglycan DD-metalloendopeptidase family protein, with amino-acid sequence MIKKFSFLIGILMFGLHYGQSAKKEQLQKQNAELKKQIAQINTDLAKTRNESKLSVAYLENVNKKLILREKVYNNTQKEKRFIEDEIYLRQLEINRQNRELKILRENYAKVLVNAYKNKGVQNKVTFILSAKNLGEAIRRVQYLKQYSDYQDKKAAEITTAAAKIKQSIAQKQNSVKEKANLLANQQKDLTTINAERSQKEQLVAEFKKNESKLTSELRQKQSQSKALEGQIRSIIAEEIRIAKAEEEARKKAEAEKIRLAKIAAEREKARIEAENKARAEALEKERRAAEAEARKASELAAKRAEEERKRNEDAARSEATARDEARKVAAKKASDEAAAKAREASDKLIAARAAEAALAKKKEDDKKAAETKAMTNYGVTTVAGSNFADNRGRLGYPADKIGQITHRFGRHPHPIFKNIEEENNGIKISVPSGTRAKSVFPGTVSSVLANSDGTKTVILKHGNYFTIYSNLGSVGVSKGQQVSAGTPVGVIGQDFDGTYTLDFQVWNGSTPVDPLGWVSY; translated from the coding sequence ATGATTAAAAAATTTAGCTTTTTAATAGGTATTTTAATGTTCGGACTGCACTACGGACAAAGTGCTAAAAAAGAACAATTACAAAAACAAAATGCTGAACTTAAAAAACAAATTGCTCAGATAAACACAGATTTGGCAAAAACAAGAAATGAATCAAAACTTTCTGTTGCCTATCTTGAAAATGTCAACAAAAAGCTGATATTGAGGGAAAAGGTTTATAATAATACCCAGAAAGAAAAAAGATTTATTGAAGATGAAATTTATCTTCGACAGCTGGAAATCAACCGCCAGAACAGGGAACTTAAAATCCTAAGGGAAAATTACGCAAAAGTTCTGGTAAATGCCTATAAAAATAAAGGGGTTCAGAATAAAGTGACATTTATTCTTTCTGCTAAAAACCTGGGAGAAGCCATACGACGTGTTCAATATTTAAAACAATATTCCGATTATCAGGATAAAAAAGCTGCAGAAATTACTACCGCAGCAGCTAAGATTAAACAATCTATTGCCCAGAAACAAAACTCTGTAAAAGAGAAGGCTAATCTTCTGGCCAATCAGCAGAAAGATTTAACAACCATCAATGCCGAAAGATCTCAGAAGGAGCAGCTTGTAGCAGAATTTAAGAAGAACGAATCCAAGCTGACATCAGAACTCAGACAAAAGCAATCCCAATCTAAAGCGCTGGAAGGACAGATCAGGTCAATCATCGCAGAAGAGATCAGAATTGCCAAAGCGGAAGAAGAAGCAAGAAAAAAAGCCGAGGCCGAAAAGATTCGTCTTGCTAAAATTGCTGCTGAAAGAGAAAAAGCAAGAATTGAAGCTGAAAATAAAGCCCGTGCAGAAGCGCTTGAAAAAGAGAGGCGTGCTGCAGAGGCTGAAGCCAGAAAAGCATCTGAACTCGCTGCCAAAAGAGCCGAAGAAGAACGAAAAAGAAATGAAGATGCAGCAAGATCAGAAGCAACGGCAAGAGATGAAGCAAGAAAAGTAGCCGCAAAAAAAGCTTCTGACGAAGCAGCGGCCAAAGCAAGGGAAGCTTCAGATAAACTTATCGCAGCAAGAGCCGCAGAAGCAGCCTTGGCGAAAAAGAAGGAAGACGATAAAAAAGCTGCTGAGACGAAAGCCATGACCAATTATGGCGTAACTACCGTTGCAGGAAGTAACTTTGCAGACAATAGAGGAAGGCTGGGATATCCTGCTGATAAAATAGGACAAATCACCCATCGCTTCGGAAGACATCCACATCCGATCTTTAAAAATATTGAGGAAGAAAACAATGGTATCAAAATTTCGGTACCTTCCGGTACAAGAGCAAAATCAGTGTTCCCAGGAACAGTTTCTTCAGTATTGGCAAATAGTGACGGCACAAAAACTGTGATCTTGAAGCATGGTAATTACTTCACCATTTATTCCAATCTCGGAAGTGTAGGTGTTTCCAAAGGCCAACAGGTTTCGGCGGGAACTCCGGTTGGAGTAATAGGACAGGATTTTGATGGGACGTATACCCTTGATTTCCAAGTATGGAACGGAAGCACACCTGTTGATCCTTTAGGTTGGGTTTCTTATTAA
- a CDS encoding winged helix-turn-helix transcriptional regulator, with amino-acid sequence MKNKVLLDDHITVEECSGHLSSVEDAIYVIGGKWKLKIIIVLQESSNIRFNELQRKIPGISARVLSNELKDLELNGFVKRVVHAEQMPVIVEYISTDYSKTLKPVIMALSDWGRNHKNNIREDVF; translated from the coding sequence ATGAAAAATAAAGTTCTTTTGGACGATCACATTACGGTTGAAGAATGTAGCGGACATCTTTCTTCTGTGGAAGATGCCATTTATGTCATTGGAGGAAAATGGAAGCTTAAAATTATCATTGTTCTGCAGGAAAGCAGTAATATCAGATTCAATGAGCTGCAGAGAAAAATTCCGGGAATTTCGGCAAGGGTACTCTCTAATGAGCTGAAAGATCTGGAACTGAATGGATTTGTAAAAAGAGTGGTACATGCAGAACAGATGCCTGTAATCGTAGAATATATTTCAACCGATTACAGCAAAACGCTCAAGCCTGTGATCATGGCCCTTTCGGATTGGGGAAGAAATCATAAAAATAATATCCGCGAGGACGTATTTTAA
- a CDS encoding lipopolysaccharide biosynthesis protein → MYKKLFGQTAVYGLSSVLVRIFPFLIAPIVTKAFGPAASSPFVDWYSIAGVITVFLTHGMETSFFRFAQESDIDKKTLISTCALSILGTGFIYLLLGYVFRQDLANAFETPDQVNYLVIFLFILSFDAFSTIPSAVLRLEGKPVQYMLSKVIGSLAYYFLVVFFIKWLPKYPNGILGLKYDPEIGVGYVFIANLVQSIITLAIVGKEFVNFSFRKFDFKLWKRIMNYSWPVMIAGLAGIVNQTLDRQFLKYLLPKEEAKHQIGVYGAVYKIATFITVFRQAYQLGIEPYFFSSFKDKNNHKTYAVLMDIFVICNCLIYIGLMVNLQWISERYLKNPLYYEGIEIIPFVMLGALFLGIYLNLSIWYKLSDKTRVGLYISLIGAAITIFINFTFIPKYGYWASAFAALITYFSMMIISYIWGKIQYPIHYNIKKICIYLLLSIMISTVSFYYFRDNYLIGNGLFILFIAFLAYNERTMINKILRRS, encoded by the coding sequence TTGTATAAAAAACTATTTGGACAAACCGCGGTATATGGGCTAAGTTCTGTATTGGTAAGAATTTTCCCTTTTCTTATTGCACCTATCGTAACCAAGGCTTTCGGGCCTGCTGCTTCTTCTCCCTTCGTGGACTGGTATTCGATCGCGGGAGTAATCACAGTTTTTTTAACACACGGAATGGAAACTTCTTTTTTCCGTTTTGCTCAGGAAAGTGATATCGACAAAAAAACGTTAATATCAACATGTGCGCTCAGCATTTTAGGAACAGGGTTTATTTATTTGCTTTTAGGATATGTTTTCAGGCAGGATCTTGCGAACGCCTTTGAAACTCCGGACCAGGTCAATTATCTGGTAATTTTCCTTTTTATTTTATCTTTTGATGCATTTTCTACGATTCCCTCTGCTGTTTTAAGACTGGAAGGAAAACCGGTTCAGTATATGCTCTCCAAAGTGATCGGATCTCTGGCGTATTACTTTTTAGTAGTGTTTTTTATTAAATGGCTTCCGAAATATCCAAACGGAATTTTAGGGCTAAAATATGATCCCGAAATTGGTGTTGGCTATGTTTTTATTGCCAATTTAGTACAAAGCATCATCACATTGGCGATTGTAGGTAAAGAATTTGTGAATTTCAGTTTCCGGAAATTTGATTTTAAGCTTTGGAAGAGAATCATGAATTATTCATGGCCGGTTATGATTGCCGGACTTGCCGGAATTGTTAACCAGACCCTGGACCGACAATTTTTAAAATATTTACTTCCGAAAGAAGAAGCTAAACATCAGATTGGTGTGTACGGTGCTGTTTATAAGATTGCAACCTTCATTACGGTTTTCAGGCAGGCCTATCAATTAGGAATTGAACCTTACTTTTTCTCAAGCTTTAAAGACAAAAACAATCATAAGACGTATGCTGTTTTAATGGATATTTTTGTAATCTGCAATTGCTTGATTTATATTGGGCTAATGGTTAATCTTCAATGGATTTCTGAGAGATATCTTAAAAATCCACTATATTATGAAGGGATCGAAATCATCCCATTCGTAATGCTGGGAGCCTTATTTCTAGGTATTTATTTAAATCTTTCGATCTGGTATAAACTTTCTGATAAAACAAGAGTAGGTTTATATATTTCTCTTATTGGCGCTGCCATTACAATTTTTATTAACTTTACATTTATTCCGAAATACGGATATTGGGCAAGTGCCTTTGCTGCATTAATTACCTATTTCAGCATGATGATTATTTCTTACATTTGGGGTAAAATACAATACCCAATTCATTATAACATAAAGAAAATATGTATTTATCTTTTATTATCAATCATGATTTCTACAGTATCTTTTTATTACTTTAGAGATAATTATTTGATAGGAAACGGATTGTTCATTTTGTTCATCGCGTTTTTAGCATATAATGAAAGAACCATGATTAACAAAATACTCAGAAGATCATAA
- a CDS encoding dihydroorotase, translated as MKILIKNTQIVNEGKIFSGDVLIKNDVISRIDTNISEEADQTIDGSGKYLLPGVIDDQVHFREPGLTHKGDIESESRSAIAGGTTSFIEQPNTVPNAVTQELLADKYQIASEKSFANYGFMMGGTNDNLEEVLKTNPRNVPGIKLFLGSSTGNMLVDNPETLENIFSNTKMLIAVHCEDEATIRANTQKYMDEYGEDIPVKFHHLIRSEEACYKSSSKAIELAEKTGARLHVFHLSTAKELELFRNDIPLKDKKITAEVCVHHLTFTNEDYETRGSLIKWNPAVKTQHDKDGLWEALLDDRIDVIATDHAPHTWEEKQNVYTKCPSGAPLVQHSLVVMLENYKNGKISLERIVEKMAHNPAILFRIEKRGFIKEGYKADLVLVDLNENWTVEKENILYKCGWSPLEGMNFHSKVTHTFVNGNLVYENGTINDQKFGERLLFEVE; from the coding sequence ATGAAAATTCTTATAAAAAATACCCAAATCGTCAATGAGGGGAAAATTTTCTCAGGCGATGTTCTTATCAAAAATGATGTAATTTCCAGAATAGACACGAATATTTCCGAAGAAGCAGACCAGACAATCGACGGTTCAGGAAAATACCTTTTACCGGGTGTGATTGATGATCAGGTGCATTTTCGGGAGCCGGGTTTAACGCATAAAGGGGATATCGAATCCGAATCCCGTTCTGCTATTGCAGGAGGAACAACAAGTTTTATCGAACAGCCCAATACGGTTCCCAACGCCGTTACCCAGGAATTATTAGCTGATAAATATCAAATTGCTTCCGAAAAATCTTTCGCCAACTACGGTTTTATGATGGGTGGAACGAATGATAATCTGGAAGAAGTTTTAAAAACCAATCCGCGAAATGTTCCCGGGATCAAATTATTTCTGGGTTCTTCAACCGGAAATATGTTGGTCGACAATCCTGAAACGCTGGAAAATATTTTTAGCAATACAAAAATGCTCATTGCCGTTCATTGTGAAGATGAAGCAACGATCAGAGCGAATACTCAAAAATATATGGACGAATATGGAGAAGATATTCCTGTGAAATTCCATCATCTGATCAGAAGCGAAGAAGCTTGCTATAAATCTTCTTCCAAAGCTATTGAGCTGGCGGAAAAAACAGGAGCTCGACTTCACGTTTTCCATTTGTCAACGGCGAAAGAACTGGAGCTTTTCAGAAATGATATTCCTTTAAAAGATAAAAAAATTACGGCGGAAGTTTGTGTTCATCATCTTACTTTCACTAATGAGGACTATGAAACAAGAGGCTCGCTCATTAAATGGAATCCGGCAGTAAAAACCCAACATGACAAAGACGGACTTTGGGAAGCGTTGCTGGATGACAGAATTGATGTAATTGCAACGGACCATGCGCCCCACACCTGGGAAGAAAAGCAGAATGTGTATACAAAATGTCCTTCCGGAGCGCCTTTGGTTCAGCATTCTTTGGTGGTGATGCTTGAAAACTATAAGAACGGAAAAATTTCTTTAGAGAGAATTGTTGAGAAAATGGCTCATAATCCTGCGATTTTATTCAGAATTGAGAAGAGGGGTTTCATCAAAGAAGGCTATAAAGCGGATCTTGTTTTGGTAGATTTAAACGAAAACTGGACGGTTGAAAAAGAAAATATCCTCTACAAATGCGGCTGGAGCCCATTGGAAGGAATGAATTTTCACTCTAAAGTAACCCACACTTTTGTCAACGGAAACCTGGTTTACGAAAACGGTACAATCAATGATCAAAAATTCGGAGAGCGTTTGCTTTTTGAAGTTGAATGA
- a CDS encoding twin-arginine translocase TatA/TatE family subunit produces the protein MNTLTILSLSWQHILIVAIILLLLFGGKKIPELMRGFGSGIKEFKDAVKEEDKPGSENKTTNNNPSSN, from the coding sequence ATGAATACATTAACAATATTGTCATTATCTTGGCAACATATCCTGATTGTAGCCATCATTCTTTTGTTACTTTTCGGAGGTAAAAAAATCCCCGAATTAATGAGAGGGTTTGGTTCTGGTATCAAAGAATTTAAAGATGCGGTGAAGGAAGAAGATAAACCGGGTTCTGAAAATAAAACCACCAACAATAATCCTTCTAGCAACTAA
- a CDS encoding DUF4292 domain-containing protein, with translation MKNWIIVLLLLFAVTSCKTRNAGRKASKNIKTDSSFVLDTDQNPKDVNEPIRNKLPFFENVIPQPKFEQIKISSKVNVETGSFIPTLDATIYIEKDKKVWMNLQAFIITVARGIATPEGIKGQDKTSKTYIDSDFDYLNNLLNVNFLDYKSLEKILLGRTFVKINDSQFTLTQNSQGFKMVSNVNQKIETEGKAREYKIALDYDTNYDLLSVNLKDVLSPDELNVSYSNWEEINGIRVPKNVKIIIKGSKNSQILLENTKFDFSRMDTPYSVPSSYKKIEIK, from the coding sequence ATGAAAAACTGGATCATAGTACTCTTATTGCTTTTTGCCGTAACATCCTGTAAAACGAGAAATGCTGGCAGAAAAGCCAGTAAAAATATAAAAACCGACAGTTCATTTGTATTGGATACCGACCAGAATCCGAAAGATGTGAATGAACCCATTCGAAATAAACTTCCATTTTTCGAAAATGTAATTCCTCAACCAAAGTTTGAACAGATCAAAATCAGCAGTAAAGTAAATGTGGAAACAGGAAGTTTTATTCCTACTTTAGATGCCACCATTTACATTGAAAAAGACAAAAAAGTCTGGATGAATCTTCAGGCATTTATCATTACGGTAGCCCGTGGAATTGCTACTCCGGAAGGAATAAAAGGACAGGATAAAACCAGCAAAACCTATATCGATTCTGATTTTGATTACCTTAATAATCTCTTGAATGTTAATTTTCTCGACTATAAATCTCTAGAAAAAATTCTGCTTGGGCGAACTTTTGTTAAAATAAATGATTCTCAGTTTACACTTACCCAAAATTCCCAGGGTTTTAAAATGGTATCCAATGTCAATCAAAAGATAGAAACAGAAGGTAAAGCCAGAGAATATAAAATTGCACTGGATTACGACACCAACTATGATCTATTGAGCGTGAATCTTAAAGACGTTTTGTCTCCTGATGAACTCAATGTATCATACAGTAACTGGGAAGAGATTAACGGGATAAGAGTACCTAAAAATGTTAAAATAATTATAAAAGGCTCAAAAAACAGTCAGATTTTACTGGAAAATACGAAATTTGATTTTTCGAGGATGGATACACCATATTCTGTACCATCCAGTTATAAGAAAATTGAGATTAAATGA
- a CDS encoding helix-turn-helix domain-containing protein, with the protein MNTIQSISHFHKLLSLPEPKHPMVSVINLSESIFIEDEVWKGFVSHYYCVALKRNATGKIKYGQQHYDYDKGVLSFTAPNQVQYLDLQTMDCQNTGYLLIFHEDFLLKHSLAKTISSYGFFSYAVNEALHLSEDEENDLLEILFKIDKECQHIDHHTQEIILSQIELLLNYSKRFYERQFITRKSGNHHILTKFEAYLNNYFNNNSVEKELLTVHEIAEAMNLSPNYLSDFLRVHTGQNTQQHIHEKLINKAKEKLSTTELSISEIAYELGFEHAQSFSTLFKKKTKMSPLEFRQSFN; encoded by the coding sequence ATGAATACCATACAATCTATCTCGCATTTTCACAAACTCTTGTCGCTGCCGGAACCGAAACATCCGATGGTAAGCGTGATCAACCTATCTGAAAGTATTTTTATTGAGGATGAAGTCTGGAAAGGTTTTGTGAGCCATTATTATTGTGTTGCCCTGAAACGAAATGCAACAGGTAAAATAAAGTATGGCCAACAGCATTACGATTATGATAAAGGTGTGTTGAGCTTTACAGCACCCAATCAGGTACAATACCTGGATCTACAGACAATGGATTGCCAAAACACCGGCTATCTCTTGATTTTCCATGAGGATTTCCTGTTGAAACATTCCCTTGCGAAAACCATTTCTTCCTACGGATTTTTCTCTTACGCGGTAAACGAAGCCTTACATCTTTCTGAGGACGAGGAAAATGACCTGCTTGAAATATTATTTAAGATTGATAAAGAATGTCAGCATATTGATCATCATACCCAGGAAATTATTTTGTCACAAATTGAGTTACTGCTGAATTATTCTAAACGGTTTTATGAAAGACAGTTTATCACCCGAAAAAGCGGAAACCATCATATTCTGACAAAATTTGAAGCCTATCTGAATAATTATTTTAACAACAATTCTGTTGAGAAAGAACTGTTGACCGTTCATGAAATTGCAGAAGCCATGAATCTTTCGCCAAATTACCTGAGCGATTTTTTGCGGGTTCATACCGGGCAGAATACGCAGCAGCATATACACGAAAAACTCATCAATAAAGCCAAAGAAAAACTTTCTACAACAGAATTATCCATTAGTGAAATTGCTTATGAGCTGGGATTTGAACATGCGCAGTCATTCAGCACGCTTTTTAAAAAGAAAACGAAGATGTCGCCTTTGGAATTCAGGCAATCGTTTAATTAA
- a CDS encoding FMN-dependent NADH-azoreductase translates to MKNILHIISSPRVEVSASRKLGKAVIEKIQEKYPDVVVKERDLSKDSIPILEEVHINTFFTPVESHSQEQAAINEYSTGLISELQEADIIVVDSPMYNFSVPASLRAYFDFTSRAGYTFKYDENGPKGLLNNKKLYIAFTSGNIYSEGPYQVYDSNVPYVKNIFGFYGVTDVSVFRAEGLSIPGIQETAMEKAIEAIVID, encoded by the coding sequence ATGAAAAACATACTTCACATTATTTCAAGTCCAAGAGTGGAAGTTTCGGCCAGCAGAAAACTGGGAAAAGCGGTTATTGAAAAAATTCAGGAAAAATATCCGGATGTGGTTGTGAAAGAACGTGATCTTTCAAAAGATTCGATTCCCATTTTAGAAGAGGTTCATATTAATACTTTTTTTACACCGGTAGAAAGCCATTCTCAGGAACAGGCGGCAATCAATGAATATTCTACAGGTTTAATTTCGGAGCTGCAGGAAGCTGATATTATTGTTGTTGACTCTCCCATGTATAACTTTTCGGTTCCGGCATCGCTCAGAGCTTATTTTGATTTTACTTCCAGAGCAGGATATACTTTTAAATATGATGAAAACGGTCCGAAAGGTTTATTAAATAACAAAAAATTATATATTGCCTTTACTTCCGGGAATATTTATTCTGAAGGTCCTTATCAGGTTTATGATTCTAATGTTCCTTATGTTAAAAATATTTTTGGATTTTATGGTGTTACCGATGTGAGCGTATTCCGTGCTGAAGGTTTATCAATTCCGGGGATCCAGGAAACTGCCATGGAGAAAGCAATTGAAGCAATCGTTATTGATTAA